A genome region from Hemitrygon akajei unplaced genomic scaffold, sHemAka1.3 Scf000062, whole genome shotgun sequence includes the following:
- the LOC140721825 gene encoding LOW QUALITY PROTEIN: NACHT, LRR and PYD domains-containing protein 3-like (The sequence of the model RefSeq protein was modified relative to this genomic sequence to represent the inferred CDS: deleted 1 base in 1 codon) produces the protein MADAADEGRESVASTSEKHPGPSSGITELLAYWNDFKLLQLIDFYRDRLEQAMEGVVHGMSLALTFEHELSGEEHQKISDLADKGEWADSSKLLLSLVMERGARARRVMWESFVKMRNGAPKLEKILKEIQEHGCAPYERSNPNQDLREIPSELKDVQQKHKEILRAQTETLRVNTILMREKVKVFQLVDRYAELTVISTVRDRRLVEHELLARGRNHEQWRKQHLRKELEKLRTDQLFQSSFSQSKYKSGSSAALAGVPGIGKTTMVQKIVYDWATGKIYQQFQFVFSFKFRDLNSINCRINLSELILDQYPYFGNFLREVWKNPKGLLFIFDGLDEFKHKIDFSDSRRDTEPKHQCPDPEWWCDVSDIVYSLIQGKLLPGCSVLVTTRPSALHLLEKAEINIWTEILGFVEEERKEYFIRHFEDKTVAEAVFKHVEENEILYTMSYNPSYCCILALALGPFFAKKDMELQRVPKTITQLYSYYIYNILKNHGREIDNPRDVLLRVGQMAYRGVSDKKIVFTNGDLINYNLQPSQFLSGFLMELLEREDSPRCVVYTFPHLTIQEFVAALAQFMNPHPGDILKFLTKAHNTTDGRFEVFLRFVAGLSSPMTARGLEEFLGPFPHQTTCRVIDWVKEEVKRQSGNTRSEAGKRSLLNTLHYLFESQNSGLAQATLGSVETLSFSGMTLTPIDCAVLSHVIGRCDTIQHLDLVGSNIQYEGIQRLLPGLHKCQELGLGMNKFGDSGLKLVSAALKNPECKTRTLWLSNVGITDSGAEHLASALSTNRSLTVLNLNENALGDTGVKLLSEALKNTECKMEKMWLYKVGLTDSGVDDLVSALSKNQSLTELDLGSNSLTDQSVPVLRRLIVALPSLERIWLWDNQISKSGVEELKSLQELKSGLNMIL, from the exons ATGGCTGATGCAGCTGACGAGGGACGAGAATCAGTGGCGTCAACATCAGAAAAACACCCGG GTCCGAGTTCAGGAATAACCGAACTCCTGGCATACTGGAACGATTTCAAGCTTCTGCAGTTGATTGacttctaccgggacaggctggagcaggcgatggaaggagTGGTGCACGGAATGAGCCTGGCGTTAACGTTCGAGCATGAGCTCAGTGGAGAGGAACATCAG aaaatctctgatcttgctgataagggagagtgggcggacagttctaaactcctcctgagcctggtgatggagagAGGCGCccgcgcccggagggtgatgtgggaatcgtTTGTGAAAATGCGGAATGGAGCCCCAAAGTTGGagaaaatactgaaggaaatacaggaACATG GGTGTGCACCGTACGAGCGATCAAACCCCAATCAAGATTTACGGGAGATTCCCAGTGAGCTGAAAG atgttcaacagaaacacaaggagattctgcgggcacaaactgaaacactgagagtgaacacgatcctgatgagggagaaggtgaaggttttccagctggttgatcgatacgctgagctcacggtaatttctactgttcgagatcggagactggtggaacatgaactACTAGCAAGAGGCAGAAACCACGAGCAGTGGAGAAAACAACATCTCCGCAAAGAGCTGGAAAAActccggactgatcagttgttccagagcagcttttcccaaaGTAAATacaaatctgggagttcggcagcaTTAGCTGGAGTCCCAGGAATCGGTAAAACAACAATGgtgcaaaagattgtttatgactgggccacggggaaaatataccaacaattccagtttgtattcagtttcaaattccgggacctaaactccattaactgtagAATAAACCTAAGCGAACTGATTctagatcagtatccttactttgggaatttcctgagagaggtctggaaaaacccaaagggattgttgtttatattcgatggtttagatgaattcaaacataaaatcgatttttctgacagtcggagagatacagaacccaagcaccagtgcccagatcccgagtggtggtgtgacgtgtctgatattgtgtacagtttaatccagggcaagctgctcccagggtgttcagtgctggtgacaacCCGCCCTTCTGCGTTACATTTATTAGAAAAGGCAGAAATCAATATCTggactgaaatcctgggatttgtcgAA gaagaacggaaggaatatttcattaGGCATTTTGAAGATAAGACAGTAgcagaagctgttttcaaacacgttgaggagaacgagatcctgtacaccatgagctacaacccctcctactgctgtaTCCTCGCTCtagcactgggccccttcttcgcGAAAAAAGACATGGAActgcagcgagttcccaagaccatcacccaactctatTCCTACTATATATACAACAtactgaaaaaccacggccgtgagattgataACCCACGTGATGTGTtgctcagggttggtcagatggcctacagGGGAGTGTCTGACAAGAAGATTGTATTTAcaaatggagatttgatcaactacaatctccagccttcccagttcttgtccgggttcctgatggagcttttggaaagagaGGATTCTCCCCGttgtgtggtgtacacattcccacacctcaccatccaagagtttgtagctgcactcGCGCAATTtatgaatccacatcccggggatatcctgaaattcctcactaaagcccacaacacgacagatgggcgatttgaggtatttctccgttttgttgctggtctctcctccccaatgacagctcggggcctggaggagtttttgggtccatttcctcatcaaacaacgtgccgggtgattgactgggtgaaggaggaggttaaacgccagagtggaaacacaaggagtgaagctggtaaaaggagcctcctgaacacattgcactacctgtttgagtctcagaatagtggactggctcaggccacactgggatctgtggaaacactttcattcagtggaatgacattgACCCCGATTGattgcgcggtcctgtctcatgtcattggACGATGTGATACAATACAACACCTCGACCTTGTTGGCAGTAACATTCAGTATGAAGGGATCCAGCGGCTGttacccgggctgcacaagtgccaggagttggg acttgggatGAATAAATTTGGAGATTCAGGACTGAAGCTGGTGTCTGCGGCTTTGAAAAATCCGGAGTGTAAAACACGGACACTATG GCTGAGCAATGTCGGAATCACAGATTCTGGCGCCGAGCATCttgcctccgctctcagtacaaacagaTCACTGACGGTGCTGAACCTGAATGAAAATGCACTAGGAGATACAGGAGTAAAACTGCTGTCTGAGGCTCTGAAGAACACAGAGTGTAAAATGGAGAAAATGTG GTTGTATAAGGTCGGTCTCACTGATTCTGGTGTCGATGacctcgtctccgctctcagtaaaaACCagtcactgacggagctggattTGGGATCAAACTCGCTCACAGACCAATCTGTCCCCGTTCTTCGTCGCCTCATAGTGGCTCTCCCGAGTCTGGAGCGGATTTG gctgtgggACAATCAGATCAGTAAGTCCGGGGTAGAGGAACTGAAGTCTCTACAGGAACTCAAATCCGGACTGAATATGATACTGTGA